Proteins found in one Candidatus Nomurabacteria bacterium genomic segment:
- a CDS encoding response regulator: protein MEEEYPILTRKLVIVEDNPALAEIYKTRLELIGYQCYTAADGEAALVLIERELPDLVLLDMMIPKLSGGEVLERMRASEWGKNIRVYVISNLNEREAPANLRSLGIEGYAVKANLTDDDIDKLVDSILMPPEQKAEESSNVLE from the coding sequence ATGGAAGAAGAATACCCAATTCTCACACGTAAACTCGTTATTGTAGAAGATAACCCTGCCCTTGCAGAAATATATAAAACAAGGCTAGAGCTTATAGGCTACCAGTGTTATACAGCGGCAGATGGTGAGGCTGCATTAGTGCTCATTGAACGTGAATTACCAGATTTAGTACTGTTAGATATGATGATTCCTAAACTTTCTGGTGGTGAGGTACTTGAGCGTATGCGGGCATCTGAGTGGGGTAAAAATATTCGTGTATATGTGATATCTAACCTGAACGAGCGTGAAGCTCCTGCTAATTTACGTAGTTTGGGTATAGAAGGTTACGCCGTCAAAGCCAATCTTACAGATGACGATATAGATAAACTGGTAGATAGCATATTAATGCCACCAGAACAAAAAGCAGAAGAATCTAGCAACGTTTTAGAATAA
- a CDS encoding DUF2207 domain-containing protein, whose translation MKLHKIVPQLIVFLVLIIFVAPSTAHANTQNFTIASFDATYTLGKDDNNRSILSVEETITAQFPNYDQNHGIERAIPNTYDGHSVSLSIESVNKPDGTNWSYTTYQSNGNTVLRIGDANRYLQGEQIFIINYMLRDVTKNFSGGDEFFWDINGTDWQQTIERVQATVYLEDSIKAAFDNRLQCYSGVAGSTASDCTISASIDGVITATSTQPLAAQENLSIVVGFAPNTFSGYVAPPIPLWLKLFWFVVVPIGYVIFPILVLLWAVRTWRSKGRDVTKQTTIVPQYIPPKNTSMLLNDTIINTKMRPKAVSASIIDLAVRHYLKIYEVKKKEYELEINKPVDGTHPDDVSVLQLLFGNSLQVGSRIALKDKKTIYKQVEQLGKETYQAAIASGYMADTRAVQKKVYIVGGIFTFISIVTLNPLLFVAAITTLVLGAYMPARTAKGIELKSYLDGTKMYMQVAEAERLKVLQSADSAIKVNTRSADQLVKLYERLLPLAMLYGIEKSWATQFAHLYTPETQPDWYVGNYSTFNAAVFAGSLASFGSSSVSSFSPPSNSSSSGFSGGGSSGGGGGGGGGGGW comes from the coding sequence ATGAAGCTACACAAAATAGTACCTCAACTTATTGTGTTTCTTGTTCTCATTATTTTTGTAGCGCCATCAACTGCACATGCCAATACACAAAACTTTACAATTGCGTCCTTTGACGCAACATACACGCTTGGCAAAGACGATAACAACAGGTCTATTCTAAGTGTAGAAGAAACCATTACCGCACAATTTCCTAATTATGATCAAAACCATGGTATAGAGCGGGCTATCCCAAACACATATGATGGTCATTCGGTAAGTTTATCTATAGAGAGTGTTAACAAGCCAGATGGGACTAATTGGTCGTATACAACCTACCAGAGTAATGGTAATACGGTGCTTCGCATTGGTGATGCCAATAGATATCTGCAAGGCGAACAAATATTCATCATTAATTACATGCTGCGCGATGTTACTAAGAATTTTTCTGGTGGTGATGAATTTTTCTGGGATATCAATGGGACAGATTGGCAGCAAACTATTGAGCGAGTACAAGCAACGGTATATTTAGAAGATTCCATTAAGGCAGCCTTTGATAATAGGTTACAGTGCTACAGTGGAGTAGCTGGATCAACAGCGTCAGACTGTACAATAAGTGCCTCTATAGACGGGGTAATAACAGCCACGTCTACGCAACCTCTAGCGGCTCAAGAAAACCTAAGTATTGTTGTAGGCTTTGCACCAAATACTTTTAGCGGTTACGTCGCACCGCCTATACCGCTGTGGCTCAAGCTCTTTTGGTTTGTAGTTGTGCCAATTGGCTATGTAATATTTCCTATCTTAGTATTGCTTTGGGCGGTGCGGACTTGGCGCTCAAAAGGCCGTGATGTAACAAAACAAACTACCATAGTGCCGCAGTATATACCGCCCAAAAACACATCAATGTTGCTAAACGATACCATCATCAACACAAAAATGCGGCCCAAAGCAGTATCTGCGAGCATTATCGATCTTGCGGTACGCCACTACCTTAAAATATACGAAGTTAAGAAAAAAGAATACGAATTAGAGATAAACAAACCTGTAGACGGTACACACCCTGACGATGTATCTGTGCTGCAGCTATTGTTTGGTAATTCGTTGCAAGTAGGTAGCAGAATCGCCTTAAAAGACAAAAAAACTATTTACAAGCAAGTTGAACAGCTAGGTAAAGAAACGTATCAGGCTGCGATTGCTAGTGGGTACATGGCTGATACAAGAGCTGTCCAGAAAAAGGTTTATATAGTTGGCGGTATCTTCACATTTATAAGTATTGTAACCCTTAATCCACTGCTCTTTGTTGCAGCAATAACTACGCTTGTGCTCGGTGCGTATATGCCAGCACGTACTGCAAAAGGCATCGAACTAAAAAGCTACCTAGATGGGACTAAAATGTATATGCAAGTAGCCGAAGCAGAGCGTTTAAAGGTTCTACAGTCTGCCGATTCTGCTATAAAAGTGAATACACGCAGTGCTGATCAGCTCGTTAAATTATATGAACGCTTGCTCCCACTCGCTATGCTGTATGGCATTGAAAAAAGTTGGGCCACGCAATTTGCTCATTTATACACACCAGAAACACAGCCAGACTGGTACGTTGGTAATTACAGCACCTTTAATGCGGCTGTTTTTGCAGGTTCACTTGCCAGTTTTGGTAGTAGCAGCGTATCGAGCTTTAGCCCACCTAGCAATAGTAGCAGTAGTGGGTTTTCAGGTGGAGGCAGTTCGGGTGGCGGTGGTGGCGGTGGTGGCGGTGGTGGTTGGTAG
- a CDS encoding AIM24 family protein: protein MRGKLFDNTENTTNENKTFVAQNDFTLLVNLDGTIYAKQGSMIAYKGTVDFDYKGAGIGRFVKSVATGEGMSLMKVAGQGDVFLADRAAQIHVLDLENEALTITSRNVLAFTEGIDWDINVLKAGVMGFAAGGFFNTTLKGTGSISITSFGLPVVIAVDGNEVYADVNSIIAWTSDLQVSIKSSFKAKSLIGRGSGESFQMAFRGKGHIVVQPGEYLTARA from the coding sequence ATGCGCGGCAAGCTATTTGATAATACAGAAAATACTACAAATGAAAACAAAACGTTTGTAGCTCAAAACGACTTCACGTTGCTCGTTAATTTAGACGGCACTATTTATGCAAAACAAGGCAGCATGATTGCCTATAAGGGCACCGTTGATTTTGATTATAAAGGTGCAGGAATTGGTCGTTTTGTAAAAAGTGTTGCTACAGGAGAAGGCATGTCTCTTATGAAAGTTGCTGGGCAAGGAGATGTATTTTTAGCAGACAGAGCTGCTCAGATACATGTATTAGACTTAGAAAACGAAGCACTAACAATAACTTCTCGAAATGTGCTTGCATTTACAGAAGGTATAGACTGGGATATTAACGTACTCAAGGCAGGTGTTATGGGTTTTGCAGCTGGTGGTTTTTTTAACACGACTCTAAAAGGTACTGGCTCCATTTCAATTACAAGCTTTGGTTTGCCAGTGGTTATAGCGGTAGACGGCAATGAGGTCTACGCGGACGTCAATAGTATTATTGCGTGGACAAGTGACTTGCAAGTATCTATAAAGAGCAGCTTTAAGGCGAAGTCACTTATTGGCCGCGGAAGTGGTGAAAGCTTTCAGATGGCATTTCGGGGCAAAGGGCATATTGTCGTTCAACCTGGTGAATACTTAACGGCTCGTGCTTAG
- a CDS encoding DUF427 domain-containing protein, with protein MKAVWNNQVLAEAPKEDLIFIEGNLYFPPSALHKEFFTANDEHTSCFWKGQASYYDILVGDKTNKSAAWYYPKPMDGSIEKVKKDFTNYVAFWRGVNVEE; from the coding sequence ATGAAAGCAGTCTGGAACAACCAAGTGCTCGCAGAAGCTCCTAAAGAGGATCTTATATTTATTGAAGGTAACCTATACTTTCCGCCGAGCGCTCTCCATAAAGAATTCTTTACAGCAAACGATGAGCACACGAGCTGTTTCTGGAAAGGCCAGGCTAGCTACTATGACATACTCGTGGGTGATAAAACCAACAAAAGCGCTGCTTGGTACTACCCAAAACCAATGGACGGCTCTATTGAAAAAGTAAAAAAAGACTTTACAAATTACGTAGCATTTTGGCGTGGCGTTAACGTAGAAGAATAA
- a CDS encoding YggT family protein, whose translation MAIDEKTGLPNDSKIISVPGYLKLGKIITWLLYIWIIFGVVMLALRTFLLATSANPTTFVDFVYRTSADFLQPFRGIFPSKPVGETGYLDVSAIFAIIIYLIFAWLVSAGIKYIQAKIDDIKEQEAERIERLQAKQMLEQRSQIVKQTTYVNKTPASRQAAQSQPKKRM comes from the coding sequence ATGGCCATAGACGAAAAAACAGGCTTACCAAACGATTCAAAAATTATTTCCGTACCAGGGTATCTTAAACTCGGTAAAATTATCACGTGGCTCCTGTATATATGGATTATCTTTGGCGTTGTGATGCTTGCGCTAAGAACTTTCTTACTCGCCACTTCTGCAAACCCTACAACATTTGTAGATTTCGTATATAGAACGTCGGCTGATTTTTTACAGCCATTCCGTGGTATTTTTCCTTCTAAGCCAGTAGGTGAAACAGGCTATTTAGACGTATCTGCAATATTTGCAATAATTATCTATCTCATATTTGCATGGTTAGTGTCTGCCGGAATAAAGTATATACAAGCAAAAATTGATGACATAAAAGAGCAAGAAGCCGAACGTATTGAACGCTTACAAGCAAAGCAAATGCTAGAACAGCGCAGTCAGATAGTAAAACAGACGACATATGTTAATAAAACACCAGCGTCAAGACAGGCTGCGCAGAGCCAACCAAAAAAAAGAATGTAA
- a CDS encoding family 43 glycosylhydrolase, with protein MKKQYSPYGKYMWDTWFAIDSDGTYHAFYLESDIGDTRYATPSIGHAKSKDLKNWEQLDTVLEPGNEGDWDDLALWTGSVFKHKDKWYMFYTGRNKRDQWQQAIGLAISDDLYHWQKVPGPVLEPGDSRYSPQTDFNEIDNPPAWRDPFIFYDDVTEKFHMFFTARVNNGNTSFNGCIGRATSDDLLRWQTEEPVIVNEGFDEMEVPQMLYIKNRYYLLFSYRKSHELKNKPKLSSGLYCFVSNEIGGGYRPIKGWYGQIMKYGNKYYGMRLIKQKSNKHHFAIGWHHLKRGKFVGKMTDVYTVRLEPHAFSITDFSINIVDTFKKITQPKK; from the coding sequence ATGAAGAAACAATACAGTCCATACGGTAAATACATGTGGGACACGTGGTTCGCCATAGATTCAGATGGCACGTACCATGCGTTTTATTTAGAGTCAGATATTGGTGATACTCGATATGCAACCCCCTCTATAGGTCATGCTAAATCTAAAGACTTAAAAAATTGGGAACAACTAGATACGGTTCTGGAGCCAGGCAATGAAGGTGACTGGGACGATTTAGCACTATGGACGGGGTCTGTGTTTAAACATAAAGACAAATGGTACATGTTTTACACGGGCAGAAACAAACGTGACCAGTGGCAACAAGCAATAGGTCTTGCCATTAGTGATGATCTATACCATTGGCAAAAAGTCCCAGGGCCTGTGCTAGAACCCGGTGATTCCCGATATTCACCCCAGACCGATTTTAACGAAATAGATAATCCACCTGCATGGCGCGACCCATTTATTTTTTACGATGATGTAACTGAAAAATTTCATATGTTCTTTACTGCTCGTGTAAACAACGGCAATACGAGTTTTAATGGCTGCATAGGGAGAGCAACCAGCGATGATTTATTACGTTGGCAAACAGAAGAACCGGTAATCGTAAACGAAGGCTTTGATGAAATGGAAGTGCCACAAATGTTATATATTAAAAACCGCTATTATTTGTTATTTTCATACAGAAAATCGCACGAATTAAAGAATAAGCCCAAGCTAAGTAGCGGTCTATATTGCTTTGTTTCAAATGAAATAGGCGGTGGATATCGTCCTATCAAAGGTTGGTATGGCCAAATTATGAAATATGGCAATAAATACTATGGCATGAGATTAATCAAACAAAAAAGTAATAAACACCACTTTGCTATAGGGTGGCATCATTTAAAAAGAGGAAAATTTGTGGGCAAAATGACCGACGTCTATACCGTAAGGCTAGAACCACATGCGTTTAGTATTACAGATTTTAGTATCAATATCGTAGATACATTCAAAAAAATAACACAACCAAAAAAATAG
- a CDS encoding amino acid permease translates to MGTQKLKRELGLPILTLYGLGNILGAGIYVLVGKVAGQAGTSTTLAFLIAMSIAAITAFSYMELSGRYPVSASASVYTFKAFASKRLSMIIGVAMVLSGVASAAALSKGFAGYVNELIAIPAVVVSILLLVAIGLLAVRGIGESAKAAALFTIIEVVGLLIIIYIGKGAIANYDYHTILTIDPSVGWAGVMSGAFLAFYAFIGFEDMVNVSEEAKSPRRTMPLAVLLSLLGATVLYILVVIVATTLVSPSELAATNAPLTLVFQAGGYSASEIITIIGMAATVNGVVVQIVMGSRMLYGMAKQKWINRRFASVHSTYQTPAFATFVVVGLMIIGVIALPLVSLASVTSMLVLAIFATVNAALIVIKKQHPKNPGYISVPILLPWLGVISCAGILVYQLSTIF, encoded by the coding sequence GTGGGAACGCAAAAACTAAAACGCGAACTCGGTTTACCTATTCTTACGCTGTATGGGCTCGGAAATATATTAGGTGCGGGAATATATGTGCTCGTTGGCAAAGTTGCTGGCCAAGCTGGTACAAGCACTACCCTCGCCTTTTTGATTGCTATGAGTATCGCAGCAATAACAGCATTTTCTTACATGGAGCTTTCGGGCAGATATCCAGTAAGTGCGAGTGCTTCTGTATACACGTTTAAGGCATTTGCCAGCAAACGCCTCTCTATGATTATTGGGGTAGCAATGGTACTAAGTGGTGTTGCCTCGGCGGCGGCACTTTCTAAAGGCTTTGCTGGGTACGTAAATGAACTTATCGCTATACCAGCGGTTGTCGTTAGCATACTACTCCTAGTGGCGATTGGTTTACTGGCTGTGCGCGGTATCGGCGAATCTGCTAAAGCAGCCGCACTATTTACTATTATTGAAGTCGTTGGTCTTTTAATCATTATATACATTGGCAAAGGTGCTATTGCTAATTATGATTACCATACAATATTGACTATTGATCCTTCCGTCGGTTGGGCCGGAGTAATGAGCGGCGCATTTTTGGCATTTTATGCTTTTATTGGCTTTGAAGATATGGTGAATGTGTCTGAAGAAGCCAAGTCACCACGCCGTACGATGCCTCTTGCAGTCTTATTATCTCTGTTGGGTGCCACGGTACTATATATACTTGTCGTGATTGTCGCCACCACCTTGGTAAGTCCTAGTGAATTGGCTGCTACCAATGCCCCTCTCACTTTAGTGTTTCAAGCAGGTGGCTATTCTGCGTCAGAGATCATAACAATTATTGGTATGGCTGCAACGGTGAATGGAGTGGTAGTACAGATAGTAATGGGCAGTCGCATGCTATATGGTATGGCAAAGCAAAAATGGATAAATCGGCGTTTTGCGAGTGTTCATAGCACATATCAAACGCCAGCTTTTGCTACCTTTGTGGTTGTCGGGCTCATGATAATCGGCGTAATAGCCTTGCCTCTTGTCTCGCTCGCATCAGTAACAAGTATGCTCGTTTTAGCTATTTTTGCGACAGTTAATGCTGCCTTGATTGTGATTAAAAAACAACATCCTAAAAACCCTGGATACATTAGTGTGCCAATACTGCTGCCTTGGTTGGGAGTGATAAGCTGCGCGGGTATACTCGTCTATCAACTTAGTACAATATTTTAA
- a CDS encoding TaqI family restriction endonuclease — translation MNATIFEEFLQKVDLNKYRIKYQPIKLVEMDMPRNIQALDALYEVYWTQRRVLGFEDFYEYYKNSCTKEIEGFRQKTTMCSECFYRGLPARIYRTWASIITQIHAGYVAEQVFGSGSVSMSTELDHKGIDFSAQVNGTYLYYQVKKATHSREVRVSKKVDSQNIDIILIEYEVPGAAVFAAPYKRDGTYKAAYSRFIQNKSIKRLPNGFVVFTPYMFEQKKAELLAGGGASYKAFR, via the coding sequence ATGAACGCAACCATTTTTGAAGAATTTTTGCAAAAAGTAGATCTTAATAAATATAGAATTAAGTACCAACCAATTAAGCTTGTAGAAATGGATATGCCACGCAATATACAAGCTTTAGACGCCTTGTATGAAGTGTACTGGACTCAACGGCGCGTGCTTGGTTTTGAAGATTTTTACGAATACTATAAAAACAGCTGCACTAAAGAAATAGAAGGCTTTAGGCAAAAAACAACAATGTGTTCGGAATGTTTTTACAGAGGTTTACCAGCCAGAATTTACCGTACGTGGGCAAGCATCATTACCCAGATACACGCTGGCTATGTAGCTGAACAAGTATTTGGGAGCGGTAGCGTGAGTATGTCAACTGAGCTAGATCACAAAGGTATAGATTTTTCAGCACAGGTAAATGGCACATACTTATATTATCAAGTTAAAAAAGCTACCCACAGCCGAGAAGTGCGAGTTTCTAAAAAAGTTGATAGCCAAAATATAGATATTATACTCATTGAATACGAAGTTCCTGGAGCCGCAGTCTTTGCAGCACCTTATAAACGTGATGGTACGTATAAGGCTGCTTATTCGCGTTTTATACAAAATAAGTCAATCAAACGCTTGCCTAATGGTTTTGTTGTTTTTACTCCCTATATGTTTGAGCAAAAAAAAGCTGAGCTACTTGCTGGTGGCGGTGCCAGCTATAAAGCCTTCCGCTAA
- the lexA gene encoding repressor LexA produces the protein MSTKTDDILAFIKAYHKQEGYSPSYKEIGAKFRIASPSVIHYHLNKLQQQGKISKGPYSTRSIFPETETQYIHVPLLGEISAGKPIRAVSQQELFTIPASSIKAKDSKNLFALRVKGSSMVDDNIHDNDVVIVRQNITPKNGERVVALIDNDYVTLKRFYQEPGRVRLQPSNNKYEPIYVLPSQSLSIQGTVASVIKAPHKKLKQLNKKTAVAHTPSNIEKNKIIVGDAVQEMTKLPDASCDVVLIDPPYNIGKDFGNNSDNRELADYIAWCKEWLFQAERVLKPHGTMFIYGFSEILAHISVELTLPKRWLVWHYTNKNVASLHFWQRSHESIIVAYKNKPLFNRDAVREPYTEGFLKGAAGKVRKNTKGRFSKGGGEPTTYNAHESGALPRDVIKIPALAGGAGMSERWFICRTCNSTVFTPQVFTQHREHDYLKHPTQKPIELTKRLLLSAMPKDGGLVLVPFVGSGSECYVAKQLGFDFIGYELNPEYAVLAEGFIAGTATSK, from the coding sequence ATGAGTACAAAAACAGATGATATCTTAGCGTTTATTAAAGCCTATCATAAACAAGAAGGCTACAGCCCATCATACAAAGAAATTGGAGCTAAATTTCGCATAGCTTCACCATCTGTTATTCATTACCATCTAAACAAACTCCAGCAACAAGGAAAGATATCTAAAGGTCCATATTCTACCCGCAGTATTTTTCCAGAAACAGAAACGCAATATATTCATGTTCCGTTACTAGGTGAGATTTCTGCTGGTAAGCCGATTCGTGCTGTAAGCCAACAAGAATTATTCACCATACCCGCGTCTAGTATAAAAGCAAAAGACAGCAAAAACCTATTTGCGCTCCGTGTCAAAGGTAGCAGTATGGTTGACGATAATATTCATGATAATGACGTTGTGATTGTGCGACAAAACATAACACCAAAAAATGGAGAAAGAGTCGTTGCTTTGATAGATAACGATTACGTAACGCTAAAGCGATTCTACCAGGAGCCGGGTCGTGTCCGGTTGCAGCCCTCTAACAATAAGTACGAACCAATCTATGTATTGCCAAGTCAAAGCCTAAGCATTCAAGGCACGGTCGCATCTGTGATCAAAGCACCCCACAAAAAACTCAAGCAACTTAATAAAAAAACCGCAGTAGCACATACGCCTAGTAACATAGAAAAAAATAAAATTATCGTTGGGGATGCCGTGCAAGAAATGACTAAACTACCAGATGCTTCGTGTGACGTCGTCCTCATAGATCCGCCATACAACATAGGCAAAGACTTTGGCAATAATAGCGACAACCGCGAATTAGCTGATTATATAGCGTGGTGCAAAGAGTGGCTTTTCCAAGCAGAGCGCGTACTGAAGCCACACGGTACGATGTTTATATATGGATTCAGCGAAATACTCGCACATATTTCTGTAGAGCTCACACTACCTAAGCGGTGGTTGGTATGGCACTACACAAATAAAAATGTCGCCTCACTACATTTTTGGCAACGCAGTCACGAATCTATCATTGTCGCCTATAAAAATAAACCGTTATTTAACAGAGATGCTGTACGTGAACCGTATACCGAAGGTTTCTTAAAAGGTGCTGCCGGTAAAGTAAGAAAAAACACAAAAGGCCGGTTCAGCAAAGGCGGGGGAGAGCCTACCACCTATAATGCACATGAATCTGGAGCATTACCACGTGATGTTATTAAAATACCAGCACTTGCAGGTGGAGCAGGCATGAGCGAACGATGGTTCATATGCAGAACATGCAACAGCACAGTGTTTACGCCTCAAGTTTTTACACAACATCGTGAACATGATTACCTAAAACATCCAACACAAAAACCAATAGAACTTACTAAACGATTATTGTTATCTGCAATGCCAAAAGACGGCGGCTTAGTGCTGGTGCCATTTGTTGGGTCTGGTTCTGAATGCTATGTCGCTAAGCAGCTAGGTTTTGACTTCATAGGCTACGAGCTTAATCCTGAATATGCCGTATTAGCGGAAGGCTTTATAGCTGGCACCGCCACCAGCAAGTAG
- the hxpB gene encoding hexitol phosphatase HxpB: MIQAVIFDMDGLLIDSEPMWKESEVKIFTQYGVPLTYAMTKQTMGLRTEDVVNYWYHRYPWAATPKNVVVRQIDQLVLDIIQEKAKPMMGVIDVLNSCKQAGLQMAVASSSSLEIIHTVLEKLKILTYIDVIHSAQNEEHGKPHPAVFMTAADQMGVPIHSCVVFEDSITGVIAAKAAGMVCIAVPQHSDKEDGRYAIADIVIPSLKQFRLDMIMAN; the protein is encoded by the coding sequence ATGATACAGGCAGTAATATTCGATATGGACGGTTTGCTTATAGACAGTGAGCCTATGTGGAAAGAATCTGAAGTAAAAATATTTACTCAATATGGGGTACCATTAACGTACGCGATGACCAAGCAAACGATGGGTTTGAGAACAGAAGATGTAGTAAATTATTGGTATCATCGGTACCCTTGGGCTGCTACGCCGAAAAACGTTGTAGTAAGACAAATTGATCAACTTGTTTTAGATATTATTCAGGAGAAAGCGAAGCCAATGATGGGTGTAATTGACGTACTAAATAGTTGCAAACAAGCCGGTTTACAGATGGCTGTTGCTTCTTCTTCATCTTTAGAAATAATTCATACTGTATTAGAAAAATTAAAAATTCTTACTTATATAGATGTGATACACTCAGCGCAAAATGAAGAACACGGTAAGCCTCACCCAGCAGTATTTATGACAGCTGCCGATCAGATGGGTGTTCCAATACACTCTTGTGTCGTGTTTGAAGACTCTATCACAGGTGTAATTGCAGCAAAAGCTGCCGGTATGGTATGTATAGCTGTGCCTCAGCATAGCGATAAAGAGGATGGTAGATATGCAATTGCAGATATTGTTATACCATCTCTAAAACAGTTTCGTTTAGATATGATAATGGCTAATTAG
- a CDS encoding MFS transporter has product MIVKKYISLVAAIIVQIALGGIYAYSIYVPELKSDWGFTAAQTQIVFGLTVFMFTVFMIYGGKQLVKKGPKKLIITSAILFATGNLLAAYSAGNYTLFFVGYVLFIAPAIAFGYVSAVSTGLLWFPKHKGLVTGLAVAGYGLGGIILSTVAQVLISSDMTIQQIFVFVGLVWGGAILVSGIVTSTPPGLIKKSYTVKTATRIKRNKKEFAALTIYLFTGTMPGLMMIGALKPFALDSGIATVTAAAGVAVLSFGNGFGRVLWGAIADVIKPRLAVIINMILIISSMLLLFAVASNPWLYIPASLLLGFSFGGPLVLAPDQTGRVFGASNLSQIYPWALIFHGMAAAVGASVAGVMYQYSGSYTMVIGVAAISATIGLICYYNLVKYSRKLV; this is encoded by the coding sequence ATGATAGTGAAAAAATACATATCTTTAGTAGCAGCAATAATTGTGCAAATTGCACTTGGTGGAATATATGCATACAGCATTTACGTACCAGAGTTAAAAAGTGATTGGGGTTTTACGGCTGCCCAAACCCAAATAGTGTTTGGGCTTACCGTATTTATGTTTACCGTATTTATGATTTACGGTGGCAAGCAGTTAGTTAAAAAAGGCCCAAAAAAGTTAATAATTACCAGTGCTATACTATTTGCAACTGGTAATCTGTTGGCTGCCTATAGTGCTGGTAATTACACATTGTTTTTTGTTGGCTACGTGTTATTTATTGCACCAGCTATTGCTTTTGGCTACGTGAGTGCTGTTTCTACAGGCTTGCTGTGGTTTCCAAAACACAAAGGCTTAGTTACCGGTCTTGCGGTAGCAGGCTATGGTCTGGGTGGTATCATTTTAAGTACAGTTGCCCAAGTGCTTATAAGCAGTGATATGACAATACAACAGATATTTGTTTTTGTTGGTTTAGTGTGGGGTGGTGCGATATTGGTTAGCGGTATAGTTACGAGTACACCACCAGGTTTAATAAAAAAATCATACACTGTAAAGACGGCAACACGAATCAAACGCAATAAAAAAGAATTTGCAGCCCTGACAATATATTTATTTACTGGCACGATGCCAGGGCTGATGATGATTGGTGCGCTAAAACCATTTGCGCTTGATAGCGGCATTGCTACAGTGACCGCTGCAGCTGGGGTTGCTGTACTATCATTTGGTAATGGTTTTGGAAGAGTATTATGGGGAGCCATAGCCGACGTTATAAAGCCACGACTTGCGGTTATTATTAATATGATCCTTATAATTTCTAGTATGCTTCTACTGTTTGCTGTTGCCTCTAACCCTTGGTTATATATCCCAGCTAGCTTGTTGTTAGGCTTTAGTTTTGGTGGTCCACTTGTTCTCGCTCCAGACCAAACTGGGCGAGTATTCGGTGCAAGTAACTTAAGCCAAATATACCCTTGGGCTCTTATCTTTCATGGTATGGCAGCCGCCGTAGGGGCATCTGTAGCTGGAGTAATGTATCAATATAGCGGGAGTTATACTATGGTTATTGGTGTAGCCGCCATTAGTGCAACAATAGGGCTTATATGCTATTACAACTTGGTTAAGTATTCACGCAAATTAGTCTAG